The nucleotide sequence AGAAGTTAAGAGTACAATTATCATTAATACATTTTTCTTTGTTTTCATATTTAGATTTTTCTTTTTTTTTTTATTGTTGTTTTAATAATTCTTGAAATGCTTTATATATTTCGGTGTTTTCAGGTTGTATTTGCTTATTTAATTTAATATTTAGAGAATACTCCATTGTTTTTGATTTAAAGCCAATGCTAGAACTTACAGGTTGTATTACATAACCATTTTCAAACTCTTGATATACGGTTCCTTTATTATAGATACTTATTATATCTTTTAGGTCAAAGCTTATTTTTTCTGTTTTTTGAAATTCTTTAAACTTAAAGATATCAAAGCTCATCGTGAAAATACTATTTAGTATTTTTACTTTATAATTATCTGTTACGGTAAAAAATCCTCCTGGTGTATCATAACCTGTTTTGAAATCAAAATAATATCTTTTTATTAATCTAAGCGACTTGTTTTTATAGTAAGATGTTTGTAATAGTTCTATTTGTTTCTTAAAAATAAATATGTCTTTATTGTTAAAGCCATAGATAGTTCTGTGTGTTCTATTTTGCTCTGTTTTAAATTCTAATTTAGAACCCGATATTTGTATTTTTTCAAACTCAAATAAATCTAGAAAGGGGGCTTTTTTAGCGATAGTTTTAATTTCAGAAGTGTCAACATCAATGTTAGTATTATTTATAATTGAAATTATTCCGTTTGAATTAGCTTGTATTTTCTTTAATTTTATTATTTCTCCATTATCGACAAAATAGATATTTCGGTTTTTATATAAAAGCGAATTGATCGTATCAATAGGGTTGTAAATTTCATAATGGCTTTGTGCTTGTATTGTAAAAGCATATAGGAATAAGGATAATATGATTATTAGATGTTTCATAATTTTATATAACTAAATTATTGTTATTTCTCTAAAATAATCTTTTATTAGTTATCTAATTTCTTTTCCTGATTTATCTATGTAGAATTTGCGATTTGCAATTTTACTTTTACAATATTGAAATCAGAAACAAATTCATAAATGCGTGGAATTACTTCCAGACCATTTTTATCAATATAGCCATATCTCTCATCTTCGTTTTTGTTTTTTATTTATAAGTAAAACTTGGTCAAGTTTTACTTATTACTACTTATTTTATGATTCATCTTAAAATAATTCTACATGTTTTAAAATACTTTTTAACATGATGAAATAAGAACTAAATGTAAGTCTTTTAAGTTTCTTTATAGGTAACTTATTGTAATGGTCCTTTTATAATAAGGAATTTTTATTATGCCAGTTGAATTTAATCCTTTTGCTATAGCATTTCCAGTAAATAGTTTTACTTGTACTTTTTGGCCATTCCAGACAACAAAAGTTCCTTTGTTGCCATTTTCAGTTTTATTAAGGTTGCCAATTTGGGTATTGATTTTTTGTGTCATGATATTTACAATATCTTCTTCATCTTTTTTGTCTTCTATAGGTTTAAGAAGCATTAATTCAACCTCTATTTCTGTTATTTTATCACCTTTGAATTTAATAAGGCATTTATAAACTTTGTTATCAAAAAAATTATCTAATACGAGCTCATTGGTATTAATTTTATAAATTCCTTTTTCATGTTCTATAAATAAATTTTTTGAATAAGACGATTTTTTTGTTCCAAGTTTGAAATTCATATAACTATTTAAATTGTCTGGTGATAAAATAATTTGATTTTTTGGGTCAATATTATCTGGAATATTATTGAGATAGTTATTTTTGTGAGCTACTGCATTTACCG is from Flavobacterium sp. NG2 and encodes:
- a CDS encoding WG repeat-containing protein, producing the protein MKNKNEDERYGYIDKNGLEVIPRIYEFVSDFNIVKVKLQIANST